From the genome of Penaeus monodon isolate SGIC_2016 chromosome 16, NSTDA_Pmon_1, whole genome shotgun sequence, one region includes:
- the LOC119582764 gene encoding CUE domain-containing protein 1-like yields the protein MCLETVGVWLRSWVVQAKARFRYRIDKAHAARARKRWIKRQKSVIRANYQQDCHSDPLDHLGHHPYKPTTYVSDSEDEECRLTYNSDQGVGVLSPQRLSQRLNENALAREAVGESDAELAQYLKDERIALFLQNDEFINELRTNREFMTALQEDYQSEAADDEEVDGTEVKGQLAHLDDATLRERIATMGKASRKKFAQIAKVFSRRKRSGGRSLLPSTGREQLLISADPLIEDDDDDRQLQQVEGNMAASPRHLR from the exons ATGTGCCTGGAAACAGTGGGCGTGTGGCTGCGGTCGTGGGTGGTGCAGGCCAAGGCGAGGTTTCGTTACCGCATCGACAAGGCTCACGCGGCCAGGGCCAGGAAGCGCTGGATCAAGCGCCAGAAGTCGGTGATAAGGGCCAATTATCAGCAGGATTGTCACAGCGACCCTCTGGATCACCTGGGGCACCATCCCTACAAGCCCACTACCTATGTGTCCGACAGCGAGGACGAGGAGTGTAGGCTCACCTACAACTCGGATCAG GGCGTCGGGGTGCTGTCGCCGCAGCGGCTGAGTCAGCGCCTGAACGAGAACGCGCTGGCCCGGGAGGCGGTGGGCGAGAGCGACGCGGAGCTGGCTCAGTATCTCAAGGACGAGCGCATCGCCCTCTTCCTCCAGAATGACGAGTTCATCAACGAGTTAAGGACCAACCGGGAATTCATGACGGCGCTGCAAGAAG ATTATCAGTCGGAAGCAGCAGATGATGAGGAAGTGGATGGGACAGAGGTCAAGGGGCAGTTAGCACACCTTGATGATGCCACACTCAGAGAGAGAATTGCCACAATGGGTAAAG cctCAAGGAAAAAATTTGCACAGATTGCTAAGGTATTTTCGCGACGTAAGCGCAGTGGAGGGAGAAGTCTCCTCCCCAGCACAGGGAGGGAACAGCTCCTTATATCCGCTGATCCTCTCAttgaagacgatgacgatgacaggCAACTGCAG CAAGTGGAGGGAAATATGGCAGCTTCCCCAAGACACCTTCGGTAG
- the LOC119582765 gene encoding superoxide dismutase [Mn] 1, mitochondrial-like isoform X2, which translates to MQLHHSKHHQTYVNNLNVAEEKLAEAQAKGDVNTVISLAPALKFNGGGHINHTIFWQNLSPDGGELEGDLLAAINKDFGSVDAMKAQLSAATVAVQGSGWGWLGFNKQKGSLQIATCANQDPLEATTGLIPLFGIDVWEHAYYLQYKNVRPDYVNAIWKVANWKDISARFSKASSK; encoded by the exons ATGCAACTCCATCACTCAAAGCATCACCAGACTTATGTCAACAACTTGAATGTGGCTGAGGAAAAATTGGCTGAAGCCCAGGCTAAAG GTGATGTGAACACAGTCATCAGCTTGGCCCCAGCGCTCAAGTTCAATGGAGGTGGTCACATCAATCACACTATCTTTTGGCAGAACCTCTCCCCAGATGGTGGAGAACTTGAGG GTGACCTGCTGGCTGCCATCAACAAAGACTTTGGCAGTGTAGATGCCATGAAAGCTCAGTTGTCAGCAGCAACAGTGGCTGTGCAAGGCTCAGGCTGGGGATGGCTTGGATTTAACAAGCAGAAAGGTTCTCTCCAGATTGCTACTTGTGCAAATCAG gatcCTCTTGAAGCAACAACAGGCCTCATTCCCCTCTTTGGAATCGATGTGTGGGAGCATGCCTACTACCTGCAGTACAAGAATGTGCGACCTGATTACGTGAATGCTATCTGGAAAGTAGCCAATTGGAAAGATATTTCTGCAAGATTTTCTAAAGCTTCTTCTAAGTAG
- the LOC119582765 gene encoding superoxide dismutase [Mn], mitochondrial-like isoform X1 — MLAARRLFSARGLAALGVRSHQKHTLPDLPYDYNALEPVICAEIMQLHHSKHHQTYVNNLNVAEEKLAEAQAKGDVNTVISLAPALKFNGGGHINHTIFWQNLSPDGGELEGDLLAAINKDFGSVDAMKAQLSAATVAVQGSGWGWLGFNKQKGSLQIATCANQDPLEATTGLIPLFGIDVWEHAYYLQYKNVRPDYVNAIWKVANWKDISARFSKASSK, encoded by the exons ACTGGCTGCCCTTGGAGTGAGAAGTCATCAGAAGCACACCCTGCCAGACTTACCCTATGATTACAATGCCTTGGAACCTGTCATCTGTGCCGAGATCATGCAACTCCATCACTCAAAGCATCACCAGACTTATGTCAACAACTTGAATGTGGCTGAGGAAAAATTGGCTGAAGCCCAGGCTAAAG GTGATGTGAACACAGTCATCAGCTTGGCCCCAGCGCTCAAGTTCAATGGAGGTGGTCACATCAATCACACTATCTTTTGGCAGAACCTCTCCCCAGATGGTGGAGAACTTGAGG GTGACCTGCTGGCTGCCATCAACAAAGACTTTGGCAGTGTAGATGCCATGAAAGCTCAGTTGTCAGCAGCAACAGTGGCTGTGCAAGGCTCAGGCTGGGGATGGCTTGGATTTAACAAGCAGAAAGGTTCTCTCCAGATTGCTACTTGTGCAAATCAG gatcCTCTTGAAGCAACAACAGGCCTCATTCCCCTCTTTGGAATCGATGTGTGGGAGCATGCCTACTACCTGCAGTACAAGAATGTGCGACCTGATTACGTGAATGCTATCTGGAAAGTAGCCAATTGGAAAGATATTTCTGCAAGATTTTCTAAAGCTTCTTCTAAGTAG